The DNA segment CGGCTGCCTTTTCCAGATCAAAATCATTGGAATTACCGACATTCCACTGCATGTTGGACTGGCCACTACAAATCCAGACTTCGCCAACCAGAATGTCTTTGACCGTTACGGTGTTTTTACCTTGAACCGCCAGCTCAAGCGGTTCTCCGACTTTCATCGGGTCAAGGGTGACTTGCCAATTCCCTTCGGCGTCGGCGGTCGCCGCGTGCGACTGGCCACCAATCTTGACGGTCACCTGTTCGCCACTATCGGCTCGGCCCCAAACGCGATTCGGCTGATCACGCTGCAAAACCATGTGGTCCGAAAAAATATTTGGAAGCCGAACATCTGCGACGGCGTCCGAAACGACAGAGCAAGCCGCCGCAGCAGCCAGCAATAAAGAAGCAGAAAAACGCAACACTTTAGGCATGGTGGGAACCTCAGGGGGGAGAAACAGAAATATTTGAAGTCCCACAGCATACTCTTTCCAATCTCAGAAAGGGGCCTTGGAAGCAACAATCCTGCAGTGCTCGCCCCTCTTTTTCGGGCGTGAAATGCATTCGTGACGAATTATCCACGCTCTGGCCGCCACTGCCGTAGCTACCGTCGCCAGACGGTAATTCCTGCTCCATCAATTGTTCCAACGGCACCAGACGCGTCGCTGACCAGCCACCACCACTCGGAAACTTAACCAACGGGATCAAAGCCCGTTGGCAGCCAAGATTGGTCTTGCAATTTTTACAAAAGGATTGCTAGAGTCGCTGAGCGGACTGGGGCACCGTCAGAACACGCCCCACGAAAAAACCAAAACTCTGGCACTTCGTCCGGGGATTCCACCTACAGCAGGGAGGCTCACAGGTGTTAGCTCGCTCACCCATTCGAACCAAACTGCTACTGGCGTTGGCGATCCTCACGGCGATCATCAGCACGCTCGCTTTCAGTGGATTCTGGGGGCTTTACCGCTATCGCAGCCTTGCCAACAACATCAACCATCGCGCCGCGGAGATCCCTCAGATCAACGCCTTGCTGCGTTCCGTAGAAACAATGCGAGACAGTTGCCGAAGGATTGAGGACGATAGTTTCAACTCGTTTAAAATCGGGCCTGATCCGATTTTATCCGAATCGATCCAACGGAGCGAAAGCGATCGCTTTGACGATGCCTTGCAAGAATTCGGGTCGGTCCTCGCACGCTACCAAGTCTCCTTGGCAGCCTCCTCATCGGAAGACAACCTCTTTCTTGATCCAGAACAACAACAGCGGTTGCTAAACCGAATCGACAAAGCACTGCAATGTGTCCGCAGCACCCAACGCCGCCAGCTGCATGATTTGGAGGCGATTGAATTCGCAACCCTGCAGCTGGACCTGGATGCCCTTGCCGATTACACGCAACAGTTGCCATCGATGCTGCAGCGCCGAATGGCGGGCGTCCGCGACCAAGTCCGCGGCCAATACCGAACCTGGATCACGCTTGCGTGGTCTTGCACGGTCCTTGCGCTGGTAATGCTGGGAGTCCTCCTGTGGCTGTTCAAAACCCTGATCATGCAACCTTTTCAGAACCTGCTGGAGGGCTGCCGCTTGGTCGCCTGCGGGCATTTCGATCACACCATCGAACTCGGCACCGGAGACGAATTGGACGAACTGGGCCAGGCAATGAACGGGATGACCGAACGTTTCCGCAGCACTCGAGACGGCCTGAACAGCCAAGTCCGTCAACGCACCCGCGAAGTGATCCAGCGCGAACAGTTGGCCAGTGTGGGCTTTTTGGCAGCCGGGGTCGCCCACGAAATCAACAATCCACTCGCCTCCATTGCCTGGAGTGCCGAAGCCCTTGAATCACGTCTTCACGATGTGCTGCACAGCACGACCGATGAATGCACGATCATGCGTGAAGAGGCCGAAGCCCTCAAGAAGAACCTGACCCGAATTCAGGACGAAGCCTTTCGCTGCAAAGGGATTACCGAACGTTTGCTTGACTTCAGCCGCATGAGCAATGTCACGGTCGCGCCGACCGACCTGGGCGAACTGGTCAGCGAAGTCGTTTCGATGGTCGGCACGCTTGGGCAGTACCGCTGCAAAAGCATCCGCATTGAATGCCCAGAAACCGTCATCGCTGAAATCAACGCTCAGGAAATCCGTCAAGTGATCCTGAACCTCTTAACCAACGCGTTGGAATCGGTTCCCAGTGATGGACTGGTCATCGCCAAAGTGGAAGCGACAAACAGCCAGGCTTCCGTTAGCGTCACGGACAACGGCTGCGGCATGAGCGACGAGGTTTGCGAAAACCTTTTCGAACCCTTCTTTACCCGTCGCCAAGATGGCCGCGGAACCGGGCTCGGCCTCAGCATTACTCACCGCATCATCAGCAAACATGGCGGCGTGATCACCGCTCACAGTGACGGCGAAGGTCACGGATCACGTTTGGAATTCAGCTTGCCTATCAACACTATGGAGCCCAATCATGTCGCGTCTCAAGTCGCCTAAAGAAACTGCCAAGATGCGGGTCTTGTTCGCTGATGATGAAGACAACTTGCAGGAGTTGATTCGCAGCGAAGTCCCTCGCATGGGATACAGTGTGACGGTCTGCCCCGATGGGTTAACCGCGGTCGCCGCAATGGAAAAAGAGGCCTTCGATTGCTTGATCGTCGACCTCCAGATGCCCGGCTTTACCGGTATCCAGGTGATCGAACGCGCGGCAGAACTTCAGCCCGACATGGATACGGTCATCATGACCGGAAACCCAAGCGAAAAAACAGCGATCGAAGCGATCCAGTTGCAGGTCTTCGACTACGTCATGAAACCTTGCCGGTTGGCCGATATCGCTGGCTTGCTGGGACGGGTTTGGGAACGCCGCCAAAACCGCCGGCAGGTAGCCGCTTTGGAACATCGCGTCCGCCGAGCCGAAGGGGAAACAAAACTGATCGGGGACCATCCGACCATGCACGAAGCAACCCGCTTGATTGAACGGGTCGCCGCCACCGACAGCACGATCCTGATTCGCGGAGAAACAGGAACGGGCAAAGAACTGGTCGCCCGCTCACTGCATGAAAAAAGCGATCGGTCCGACCAACCGTTTGTCGCGATCAACTGCGGGGCCCTGCCCGAAAACCTGATCGAAAGCGAACTGTTCGGACACAACAAAGGAGCCTTTACCGGCGCCGACGCAGCCCGTGCGGGGCTGTTTGAAATGGCCGATGGTGGAACCCTGTTCCTCGATGAAATCGGTGAACTGCCTCTTTCCATGCAGGCCAAACTTCTGCGAGTCCTGGAAACAGGGGACATCCGCCGAGTGGGCGATAACGAAACGAAGAACATCGACGTCCGCGTGGTCTGTGCGACGCACCGCGACCTAGAACAAATGGTGCATGAAGGAACCTTTCGTGAAGACCTGATGTTTCGCATCAACACTTTCGAAGTCCAAGTCCCCGCGCTGCGTGAACGTATGAGCGACCTGCCGCTACTGGCCAATCACTTACTGGCCAGATTTCGACCGGACATGAAACCGGACATGAAAGACGCGTTCGCGCCGGAAACGCTGAAACTGCTCGCCGAACATGTCTGGCCTGGAAACGTTCGGGAACTGGCAAACGTGATTGAACATGCCGCGATCCTCTGCGACGGCCTGCCGATCCTGCCGGAACACCTGCCTCGCCACTTCAGTTCCAGACAATTAAGAAAAGAGCTTCGCAGCAGCGGCCCGACCAGTTTGCGGGACATGGAAATGCATGCGATCGAAGAAGCGTTACAGCGGCACGACGGGAATAAACCTGCAGCAGCCGCCGAACTGGGAATCAGCCTGAAGACGCTGTACAACAAACTGAACGCCGCCATCGACAGCAAAGCTGGCTAGAGGTTCGCCAAGGTTCGTCTGCAGGGCCGCCGGTTAGACGACCTGCAGACGAAAACGCATTACCATTAGATCTCAATTTTTAGATCGGTGGTTCCTGCGGCGGGAATTTCGACCGTCAGTCCTGAGGTTTCAGGACTGGCATATTTCGCAGGCAACACCGATTTTTCGGGCTTCATTGCTGAAAAATTTTCCCGCCCCGGTTCGCCACCCGGATCCTGGACCGGGCGAACAACAAACGCCGTAAACTTGCCGACCATGGCGCCGTCGGCATCTCCGACCGTCCCCAGCTGAAAACGCCCCTGTTCATCGGTCAGACCACGAGCGCGACGCTCTTGTCCATCCGCCGGCTGCAGAATCACCTCGTATCCTGCCAAGGGCTTTTCCTTGTAGACCAAGGTTCCCGAGGCAGGGACCAAACTCAATCCAGGGTCACTGCAACCCAGGCACATCAGTGTCACTCCTAAAATCAACGACATCCACTTCATTGCGATACCACTCTGGCTGTTAGCGATAATTTCATCAAAACATACTGGGGGCAAATACGATCCGTTTGGCAAACCCTATCTTCGCTTACGGAAGATTCAGGACTTCGCCTCCGTTGGCGGTTCCCAACGCCAACCAAGCTAATCCGTCGACCGTTTCCGCACCAAAAGAAACCGACCCGTCGCAACGTAGCGTCAGGACGCCCGAAGGATGAAAACTTCGAGTTGCCAAGTGCCCCGCAGCTAAGCTGGAACTGTTGATGCAATCGCGGTACCGGGAATTCGGCGTCAACGTGTGGTTGTAGAACGTCGACACGATGAGAGCTCGGTAGTACTGCATCCCGCGATAACGCCAGGCACTCGCACTTGGATCGTCGCAGGCTCCGATGTCGTAAGTCGTGTCCATCGCTGCCGTCCAACCGGAAACTCCGGTCGCGGTTTGATAGTATTCAGGAGAAGTCCGAGCATAGACGGCCAAGGAAGAACCGCTGCCTGGATAAACCCCCTTTTTGATTTCGGAAAATGCCGCGGTGTTGCTAAGTCCATCGGTGATGTCCGCAAATTTCCGAGCTTCGCCTCGAGGGAAAACGGCAGTGCGATTTGTATCCGGAGCCAAGCCACCAAAGTTCTGCATGTAACAACCGTGCCCTGCCCAGCTGAACCCTGGAGCGCTGGCTGGATGAGACGGACATTGGTAGATGTCCAGCGTTTGCCGAACCGCTGCGGAGTTAGCCGAACTGCTATTTAGATCCAAGCTGAAATCGAAAAGCTGAAAGCTGTTATTCGCTTCGATGTAAGGAAGGATCAGCGTGTGGGGCGTCGCACTGTTCGATGAAACCCCGCCCGGCGGCAGCACGCGATGAGTCGATTCGTAATTGTGCAAAGCCAAACCAATTTGCTTTAGGTTATTGGAGCACTGCATCCGGCGAGCCGCTTCACGCGCCGCCTGGACCGCTGGCAACAGCAGCCCCACCAAGACGCCGATGATCGCAATCACCACCAACAACTCAACCAACGTAAAACCACTTCTGCGACGACGGACCATGTTCACAATTTCCAGAAAATAAAAGAGCAGATTTGCAATCTCTTGCGCTACTTCAAAATGGAATAAGTAGCCAAGGCAAGACGAAGAACAGATGAAAAGAATGGCTTCGACAACGGAAAACCAATCGAATAGTAGCCACCAACTTCGCCGACTCAAATAAATTGAATCGGCTTTTTGACTAGTAGTGGCGGACGTCCCCAAAGATGCCACCGAACGGGAATCATGCAGCCATACCGATTCACGCGTCGCTTTGGTCACTTCCAGAAACAAACGTCGACACTTGCCATAGCCACCAAGCCCCCCCATACAGCCAAATACGGAACAGCAACCACCTCATTGGCGACGAACTGCCCCCTAAAAAAATGCTGGACTTTCAAATTTCCGAGGTGTACAATTCGATACTGTACAGACGCCCCCCTGGCGTTTGGCGGATCGTCAGTTCCCAACTTAGGGAGGACTTAAAGTGGAAGAAAGTCAAAAGTTAACCGATCGTCAACAAGCGGTTTATGACTTGATTCGGCAGCTGATCGTGACACGAGGCTATGGCCCAACCGTCCGTGAAATCGGCGAAGAATTCGGGATCAAAAGCCCTAACGGGGTGATGTGCCACCTGAAAGCGCTGGAGCGGAAGGGGCTGATTCGCCGGTCTCCTAATAAGTCACGCGCTATCGAACTCGTGCATGAAGCCGATCGGATGCACGGAGCCATTCCATTTGCCGGAGTCGTCGCGGCAGGGCCGACCACGCTTGCCTTTGAACAAAACGACAGGATGAACCTGAGCGAAATATTTTCAGGCGAAGATCGCTTTCTGCTGCAGGTTTCCGGAGATTCCATGATCGATGCACATATCGCCGATGGCGATCTTGTTGTCATCCAACGACAGAGTACCGCTTCCCCTGGAGACATGGTGGTCGCTCAAACTCCGGAAGGTGAAGCGACTCTGAAATATTGGCATCCCGAGGACGGACGGATTCGCTTGCAACCCGCCAATGAAGAAATGGAGCCAATCTACGTTCGAGAAGCCGAAGTGCTGGGACTGGCCGTCGGGATCATTCGCCCCAAACTGTAGAAACGGCTTTCCAGCTGGAAGCAAAAAATGTCTGCAGAACTTGCAGACATAAAAAGAAGAACCTCAGGCAGCCCCCAGTGGTTCTCTTCGCTGGCAAACCTACTGGCTGTCATAAAGCCAGCCGACGGTTAGCTCTGCGATTTTTTGATCTCGATCAATTGCTTGCGTTCGGGCAGGGCTTTGTAAGCCGGATCAAGAGGGAAGCAACCACTGATCATCCCGTTGCGCGGAGCTGTGGTGCAATCGCTAAACGTCCGGCAAATCAATTTCCGGACCATCGGTCGGCCCGCCAAGGTGTCGAGCGGCAATTCGGGATAGGACAACACCATCCGCCCCAGTCCGATCGAATCGACCATCCCCTCACGGACAACCGCTTGACCGACATGCGCGACGTAGTCCTGCAGGTAGCTATAGCCGCTACCGACCATAAACATCTCGGGGACTGCGGCTTTGCATTCGGCGGTCGCTCGGACCTGCCGTACGACTCCACACAACGGGTCCTCGGGCAACTGGTAACCGTCACTCGGCGGAAAGATCGCGGGACGTTGTATGTGCGGATTGTAGTAGGGACTGCCACAACTAAGATTCAGCAAACGAACGCCTTCGGCGGCCAACAGCCGGACCAATTCAATCGGTTCCTTAAGATCCATCTGCAGCGGATCGTCCGCTCGGCAGCCAAACCCAGCATCGTATTCGGTTGCGGAATCCCAAGGTGCTGGTACACCGACTTCTTCCCCTTGCTGGTAGGGCAACGTATCAAACAGGCTTAAACGCACCCCGATCGCAAGCTTTGGACAGGCGATTCGAACCGCTTTAATGATCGACAGCAACAATCGCGACCGCCCCGCCAGGTCTCCTCCATATTTTCCCGGTCGACTGCGTGCACTGAGAAATTCGTGCAACAGATAACCGTGACAGGATTTGATGTCGACAAACTGAAACCCACAGGTTTCGGCCAACTTGGCGGCTCGGACATATTCCTCGATCAAATCATCCAGTTCCGCATCGGTCCAGACGACCGAATGATCGAGCGGATCGATTTGGAAACGTTTATCCAGAATCGGATGATGATAAGCGATCCGAGGCTCTAAGAGCTTTTTATCGTTTGGGCGGCAGAACCGACCGCTGTGCGTCAACTGCAACCCGACCACCAAGTCGTCTGTACAGCCGGCGGCCTCCTGATGAGCTTCCACCAAGACATTCCGCAGTTGCTGCAACCCCGGCTCGTTCGCAGCCAACGCCATGGTCTGATTCGGGTTGGCCCGGCCATCGGGGCGGACGGCGGCGGCCTCTCCACCCCAGATCAATTTGGCGCCGCTTTGGCCGAACCGCTGCCATCGCCTGATCGTCCACTCGCTGGGCGTCCCATCCCGGCCAGCATCCCAACCCTCCATCGGGTGAATGCACCACCGGTTCCCAATTCGCAACCCTTCCGCCGTCCCCTCGGCCGCCAGCGGCGACCCTTCGGCAGCGGACAACACTTCAGGATCGACAGGCAACTGCAGATTTAAAGAAGCGAGCCGCTCTTGAAGCGCCTGAGGCGTCCGAATCTGAGCAATTTTTCCGTAACTAGGAGCTGGCATGGCAAGCGAACCAATCGAAATTCAGCGTCATAAAACAAATAAGGGACCCTAAGAATAATCGTTGGCGTCTTCACTGCCTATGGAACCCTTTTACAGCGCCCTGCGTTGCCGCTCCCATTCCCAACTGAAATCCACAATCGCTTGATCACTCAATGAGCTGGCAAGGGTATCTTCTGTCGGCAACGATTCCCCCACTACGCGGCGAGACAACTGGTTCAGACGATTGATGACTTCCAGGGCATCTAAAGGAATGAGCAAGTAGTCTCCGTCAACGTCGATAAAAGCAAGATCGGTCGGTTCCTCTCCGGGCACCAGTTCCGATCTGCCGTTGCGGCGATTTAATTGGTTGATGATCTCCAGAGCATCCTGCGGTTCCACCCGCCCGTTTCCATCCACATCGAAACGATTAACCGGATTTTGAAAATACGGAAGCTGAACAGCCGCGACATCGACCGCCAGGGTTTCGCTTAACTGCCCAACCCGATTTCCCCGCACAAGCACCTGAACGTCATACGCACCGGAGTCCTGATAGGTGTGTGACGCTTGGACCGTCGCTGTCAAATCGGAAACCGTCCAGCCAATATCTTTCATGGCGGCAAAATCGAGTGGGGAAAATAAAACTCGCGTCCCCTTCGTCAACGAAGGATCCATATTGGTTTCGCGGCCATCCACTTCCAGACCGTCCTGCCAATGGGAAACTCCCGATAGCGGCACGTCCGTTCCGTACAGTGTCGAGGCCGATTCGCCGCCGAAGCTGCCACTGCCGGCCAGCACTTCCCACGCAGAGGATGTCGCCCCAACGTAAAAGGTTCCAAATCCAAGGACATGAGCCAGTTCGTGAACCGCCACGGAAAAAAAGTCATTCTGGCCTGAGCCGATTTCCGAAATATCCTCTCCAAAAAACCAATCTCGGTTCTCCCCACTTTGGTCTTTCGTATCGAACGCAAGCGATCCTCCCCAAGGCCCGATGTCGTTCAGGCTAGTCCCCAACGCCCCCTCCTGACCGCGTGACCGGATCTTATCCAGCCACGATGAACTGCCGCTGGCGGTCGAAAAATATCCGGTGGCCCCCTGCCCCACTTGGTTCTGTGGCAAGTCTCGCGCCCCCACAAAGATCACCAGTTCATTCGCTTGCACCCCAAAGGATGTCGCCAAGGAGTGTGAACTTCCTGTGCGTGGATGGATAATCGCGGGAACCCATGTATTACCTCCGCTGGGTTGAATCGAATCCAAACGATCGGCAAATCGCTGCACGATGGAATCCGCGGCCGCCTGCAGAATGGCTTTCCTTTCAGCGCCGGCAAAGAAACCGTCTGCATCCAGGGAATAATCAAAACGAATTCTGAGTGGCCCAGGTGCGGCGTCGCCAGAAACGTTAGCGACGCTGCTCGTGCCGTCGCCCCAGTCCACAATCGCCGAAGTGGCACCTGCCAATCCAGCCGTGTCGACCACCTCGGTCAATACGAAGGTTTCGCCGACGGTGGCCAACAAATTACGAGCCTCCAAGACTTCGATCCGGCCGCGAACCTTTCGCTGCCGGCCAGCTTGGCCAATTCGCCGAAACCAATTCATACGAACCTCTAGGGGGTAAAATAGCGAATGAAATTTCGTACGCCTTGGCCCGGAACGTAGGCTTTTGGTTGTCCGATGATTCCCTGCCCTACCTGAACGTTATTCATATCCTGCCCCAGTGTAAACAATGGATTGCAACCCGCCTTTTTTTGCGGGACCAAAGGCATCGCAGCAGGCGAAATTACGGTCGGCCCGTAAGTAGCCGGAGGAGGCACATAGGTTCCAGCCGTCGGAACGTAAGTCGATGTCGGGTAAGCCGACCCACAGCCCCAATTCATTCCCGCACTATAACCCGAAGGGGCTGAAACGGCAGCACAATTTCCTACGGTTGCCATTCCCTGCGCCAATTGAGGCGGCGACATCGGAGCGAGATCCGCACCCGACCGCACTGGCAAGGAGCGATCACTGGCCGAGCTAGTATCTAATGGAACGGGTTGTGGCGTCGCCGGCGGCAACGGCGTCGAAGCTCCGGACGGATACGCTGGCGGTGCTCCAATGGCCGGAGGAGGGCCGGCGACTGGACCGCTCCCCGGCTGCATCGAAGGAGGAGTGGACAAATTGGGTGGCGGCATTACGGTTGGCCCCGCTCCTGGAGCTGTCGGCAAAGGGCTGGAATCTGGAGGCCCCGGCAACGATCCATCGGGCGGCAATGAAGGAGGAATCGCCATGCCTCCGCTAGCCTGCATCCAAGCCGTCTGCTGCACCGGCGCCAGCGATTGAGACGCCCGGGGAGCCGCATCGCGGAAACCGCTGCCTGAAGGAACCGGGATCTGACGAAGGGAATCCACCAAACTTGGCGATCCAAGCGGACGCAATTTGGCCTGGGCAGCGGCCTGCCTAGACTGCGAATCGTATTGACGGGCAGTTCCAGGAACATCTGCGCCCCAGGCTCCGGACGCCGTGACGGTAAGAATGCCCGAAATAGTTTTCAAAAATATCCAACGCTGACATAACATGCTGTAGAACTCCATTTTGAGGGATCTTCGAGCCGACGTTACGCAACATTCCATTCACAGTGCAAGTCCGATCACCGCGAAAAAAGATAGAATTCAACAGCCTGGCGGGTTTGGGACGCCCTTTCATTTCCTAGCGGAACGACGCGCGCGGCTTGTTGATTTAGTGATTGTCGCCTTCGCTCGGGACGCGAAATCAATCGATGACGATTTCAACCCTGCCCATCCGAGCCTAAGTGCAGTGCTTTTAGCCCAGCGGGCGGCAGACAAGGATAGTTCTGTCGCCCGCTGGGCTTTCCTTTTCGTGATCCCCACTCCGGCGGCTTGCACCGCCGGCAAGTATCTGCCGCCCTCCGGGCTACCTGTTCACTCGGCCCCATGTAGGCTCGTCAACGGCTGCAAACTCTTCATTTATAGATTTCACGTCCCCCGCGAAAGAACGCTCCCTTAGAGCTAATTTCGCGTCCCGAGCGAGAGGCGACAATCTTTCTTAGGTTTCGATTAAATCAACAAGCCGCTTGCACCGTTCCGTCAAGAGCGGCGATTACCGTTCATCCCGGCCCTACTCGACTAATGCGATCACTCCTCTGGATGGCAGTAGCGATCGATCCAATCGAAAAAGACCCGTCCCCACAAAACTCCATTTTGTGGTTTGAGGATCCAGTGCCCTTCTTCGGGGAAGTAAAGGAAACGGCTGGGAACGCCTTGCACCTGAGCCGCCGTGAAAGCTTCCATCCCCTGCGTGATTGGAACTCGGAAGTCTTTTTCACCATGGATCACTAACAGCGGAGTCTTCCAGTTTCCGGCAAACCGATGAGGGGAAAACTGAGCGTACTTGGCGGCCACTTCGGGGCTTTGCCAATACGGGCCTCCTAAATCCCAATTTACAAAAAACAGTTCTTCGGTCGATCCATACATCGATTCAAGGTTGTAGACGCCGGCGTGTGAAATGATCGCACAAAAACGGTTCCCTGCGTTCCCCATCAACCAATAAGCGGTGTAGCCTCCAAAACTGGCACCGATCGCCGCAACACGACTTCGATCGATCTTTGGATCTCCCAGCATCGCATCGGTGGAAGCGAGAATGTCCTGCATCGCTTGACCGCCCCAATCGCCACTGATC comes from the Roseimaritima multifibrata genome and includes:
- a CDS encoding oxidoreductase; the protein is MPAPSYGKIAQIRTPQALQERLASLNLQLPVDPEVLSAAEGSPLAAEGTAEGLRIGNRWCIHPMEGWDAGRDGTPSEWTIRRWQRFGQSGAKLIWGGEAAAVRPDGRANPNQTMALAANEPGLQQLRNVLVEAHQEAAGCTDDLVVGLQLTHSGRFCRPNDKKLLEPRIAYHHPILDKRFQIDPLDHSVVWTDAELDDLIEEYVRAAKLAETCGFQFVDIKSCHGYLLHEFLSARSRPGKYGGDLAGRSRLLLSIIKAVRIACPKLAIGVRLSLFDTLPYQQGEEVGVPAPWDSATEYDAGFGCRADDPLQMDLKEPIELVRLLAAEGVRLLNLSCGSPYYNPHIQRPAIFPPSDGYQLPEDPLCGVVRQVRATAECKAAVPEMFMVGSGYSYLQDYVAHVGQAVVREGMVDSIGLGRMVLSYPELPLDTLAGRPMVRKLICRTFSDCTTAPRNGMISGCFPLDPAYKALPERKQLIEIKKSQS
- a CDS encoding sensor histidine kinase, with protein sequence MLARSPIRTKLLLALAILTAIISTLAFSGFWGLYRYRSLANNINHRAAEIPQINALLRSVETMRDSCRRIEDDSFNSFKIGPDPILSESIQRSESDRFDDALQEFGSVLARYQVSLAASSSEDNLFLDPEQQQRLLNRIDKALQCVRSTQRRQLHDLEAIEFATLQLDLDALADYTQQLPSMLQRRMAGVRDQVRGQYRTWITLAWSCTVLALVMLGVLLWLFKTLIMQPFQNLLEGCRLVACGHFDHTIELGTGDELDELGQAMNGMTERFRSTRDGLNSQVRQRTREVIQREQLASVGFLAAGVAHEINNPLASIAWSAEALESRLHDVLHSTTDECTIMREEAEALKKNLTRIQDEAFRCKGITERLLDFSRMSNVTVAPTDLGELVSEVVSMVGTLGQYRCKSIRIECPETVIAEINAQEIRQVILNLLTNALESVPSDGLVIAKVEATNSQASVSVTDNGCGMSDEVCENLFEPFFTRRQDGRGTGLGLSITHRIISKHGGVITAHSDGEGHGSRLEFSLPINTMEPNHVASQVA
- a CDS encoding DUF1559 domain-containing protein produces the protein MVRRRRSGFTLVELLVVIAIIGVLVGLLLPAVQAAREAARRMQCSNNLKQIGLALHNYESTHRVLPPGGVSSNSATPHTLILPYIEANNSFQLFDFSLDLNSSSANSAAVRQTLDIYQCPSHPASAPGFSWAGHGCYMQNFGGLAPDTNRTAVFPRGEARKFADITDGLSNTAAFSEIKKGVYPGSGSSLAVYARTSPEYYQTATGVSGWTAAMDTTYDIGACDDPSASAWRYRGMQYYRALIVSTFYNHTLTPNSRYRDCINSSSLAAGHLATRSFHPSGVLTLRCDGSVSFGAETVDGLAWLALGTANGGEVLNLP
- a CDS encoding sigma-54-dependent transcriptional regulator, yielding MRVLFADDEDNLQELIRSEVPRMGYSVTVCPDGLTAVAAMEKEAFDCLIVDLQMPGFTGIQVIERAAELQPDMDTVIMTGNPSEKTAIEAIQLQVFDYVMKPCRLADIAGLLGRVWERRQNRRQVAALEHRVRRAEGETKLIGDHPTMHEATRLIERVAATDSTILIRGETGTGKELVARSLHEKSDRSDQPFVAINCGALPENLIESELFGHNKGAFTGADAARAGLFEMADGGTLFLDEIGELPLSMQAKLLRVLETGDIRRVGDNETKNIDVRVVCATHRDLEQMVHEGTFREDLMFRINTFEVQVPALRERMSDLPLLANHLLARFRPDMKPDMKDAFAPETLKLLAEHVWPGNVRELANVIEHAAILCDGLPILPEHLPRHFSSRQLRKELRSSGPTSLRDMEMHAIEEALQRHDGNKPAAAAELGISLKTLYNKLNAAIDSKAG
- the lexA gene encoding transcriptional repressor LexA — translated: MEESQKLTDRQQAVYDLIRQLIVTRGYGPTVREIGEEFGIKSPNGVMCHLKALERKGLIRRSPNKSRAIELVHEADRMHGAIPFAGVVAAGPTTLAFEQNDRMNLSEIFSGEDRFLLQVSGDSMIDAHIADGDLVVIQRQSTASPGDMVVAQTPEGEATLKYWHPEDGRIRLQPANEEMEPIYVREAEVLGLAVGIIRPKL
- a CDS encoding dockerin type I domain-containing protein, which codes for MNWFRRIGQAGRQRKVRGRIEVLEARNLLATVGETFVLTEVVDTAGLAGATSAIVDWGDGTSSVANVSGDAAPGPLRIRFDYSLDADGFFAGAERKAILQAAADSIVQRFADRLDSIQPSGGNTWVPAIIHPRTGSSHSLATSFGVQANELVIFVGARDLPQNQVGQGATGYFSTASGSSSWLDKIRSRGQEGALGTSLNDIGPWGGSLAFDTKDQSGENRDWFFGEDISEIGSGQNDFFSVAVHELAHVLGFGTFYVGATSSAWEVLAGSGSFGGESASTLYGTDVPLSGVSHWQDGLEVDGRETNMDPSLTKGTRVLFSPLDFAAMKDIGWTVSDLTATVQASHTYQDSGAYDVQVLVRGNRVGQLSETLAVDVAAVQLPYFQNPVNRFDVDGNGRVEPQDALEIINQLNRRNGRSELVPGEEPTDLAFIDVDGDYLLIPLDALEVINRLNQLSRRVVGESLPTEDTLASSLSDQAIVDFSWEWERQRRAL